TGTATCTGTGCTTCCATCCAGTTTTTGATTTCATTGAGTACCGGAACGGCTTCTTTTTGTCTTTTCTCAGTGCGTTGCTGCCAGGTAAGTTGCTCTTCTCTCATATCTTGCTCCAACTTATACAGCTTCTGCATCAATGCAAGCACGGTATTAGCTTTCTCTTTATCATAATTGACTGCGTCGACGAATTTACGTCGGGCGTGGGCCATACAGTAGATCAATGCAATATCAGGATGACCTGCATACAAAGATTCATAGACTTGATACCCATCAGTTTGAAGGATGCCTTTGTAATCTTCAAGCATGGCTTTTGGTCCACTACAATCTCTGCCTTTCTGATAGTCAAACAATACCAATCGGTCTACGGGAGCATGGTACACCCACATATAGCCTTGATGGATATTCTTCTTCTTATCCGCTTTCTTTTGTTTGTCTTGTACTTTAATAGGTGACTCGTCAGCCTGGATGTATTTCTGATTAATTACCATCAATTTAAGCAACTCCCACAGTGGAGCTAAGTGTTTCCATCCTTTCATTATCCAATCCGAAGCGGTCGAGGCGGGAATATTGACTCCCAATCGTCGGTATTTACTGATTTGTCGGTGGAGCGGTGAGCCATACACATACTTGTCCAGTACCATTTCACCAATAAGGCGATTGGAAGGGATACCCTTTTCGATCACACGTTCGGGTAATGAACCGGTAAGAATGCCTTCCCCATTAGGACGTGCGTATTTGCGA
This window of the Verrucomicrobiota bacterium genome carries:
- a CDS encoding IS66 family transposase; protein product: MGNAVKDPVGDPVEGYKKLSEESLQTIANYKKKQAESRLTISKKDERIDQLLFELNKFQRYLFGSKSEKLSSFKEEDLSQMSLFDLGTTNEQQEELSEQVASVTTPEKKSPKKRAKGTGRMKLPEELRREEVIIEPEENTTGCTYIGDEITEVLDIVPAELYVKRYVRRKYARPNGEGILTGSLPERVIEKGIPSNRLIGEMVLDKYVYGSPLHRQISKYRRLGVNIPASTASDWIMKGWKHLAPLWELLKLMVINQKYIQADESPIKVQDKQKKADKKKNIHQGYMWVYHAPVDRLVLFDYQKGRDCSGPKAMLEDYKGILQTDGYQVYESLYAGHPDIALIYCMAHARRKFVDAVNYDKEKANTVLALMQKLYKLEQDMREEQLTWQQRTEKRQKEAVPVLNEIKNWMEAQIHQVLPKSPLGQAINYALPRWSGLSAYTQHGQVEIDNNLVENAI